The following proteins are encoded in a genomic region of Nicotiana sylvestris chromosome 4, ASM39365v2, whole genome shotgun sequence:
- the LOC104221292 gene encoding blue copper protein-like → MGNFRAGIFVLVLFICCVVPSLATVYTVGDSAGWAMGVDYSTWATGKTFNVGDSLVFNYPSGHTVDEVSASDYQSCTAGNAITSDQSGATTIPLKTAGTRYFTCGVMGHCSGGMKLSVTVAAAGGGGGGSTTPSSGTTTQSSGTTTSTATPTPDTTTTTGTTSHPSTSETLSPFIPFLISGVAAIFYIFVIS, encoded by the exons ATGGGAAATTTTAGGGCTGGGATTTTCGTTTTGGTTTTGTTCATATGTTGTGTTGTTCCAAGTTTGGCCACAGTTTATACTGTTGGAGACTCAGCTGGGTGGGCAATGGGTGTGGATTATAGCACTTGGGCAACTGGAAAAACTTTTAACGTTGGTGATTCACTTG TTTTCAACTATCCAAGTGGTCACACAGTGGATGAAGTAAGTGCTAGTGACTATCAGTCATGCACTGCTGGAAATGCCATAACGTCCGATCAGAGCGGCGCCACTACTATTCCTCTCAAGACCGCCGGGACTCGTTACTTCACTTGTGGCGTAATGGGCCATTGCAGCGGCGGCATGAAGCTCTCCGTCACCGTGGCGGCAGCCGGTGGCGGTGGAGGAGGTTCCACCACACCATCATCCGGCACCACCACACAATCATCCGGCACCACCACTTCTACAGCCACCCCTACACCTgacactactactactactggcaCAACTTCACATCCGTCAACATCAGAAACTTTGTCACCATTTATCCCCTTCTTAATTTCTGGGGTTGCTGCAATATTTTATATTTTCGTTATTTCATAA